A genomic segment from Nocardiopsis sp. Huas11 encodes:
- a CDS encoding serine/threonine-protein kinase, which yields MSQPEAFGRYRVIRRLGSGSFATVWLAQDDLLNYPVAIKVLAENWAHQMDIQHRFLEEARILRQTDSTWLVAVHDVDVLPDGRPYMVMTYADQGSVSDLVQRGQLPLDEALRLLTEIGQGITVLHNHGTIHRDIKPSNVLLQSSPVGQRVLVADLGFAKSIDEASGFTAAAGTPGYMSPEQSIPGGDLDVRSDVYSLGAVAYELITGRPPSRPPVRIAPGRIRPGLPPALDDLILSALSVDRESRPADAKTFTDRVRAIRMAPDLPSADPWWQRYRMPWRRAGVLAAALVALTAVLTASVGTPGQSLATVRLAPQEISMTVPRAWAQDFHPTMEARPAATSAGAGAGMLVATDTERWADTEVPSYGVYTTVIPGSRPLEGVADADACEGTPQERGLSLSDWVGTAWDWPDCNGSGAFTSVAVHMEGEPTTVYMEVRQPHHRPDVVDRIVNGLEFH from the coding sequence ATGAGTCAACCGGAGGCCTTCGGGCGTTACCGCGTCATACGACGCCTGGGTTCCGGTTCGTTCGCCACGGTATGGCTCGCCCAGGACGATCTGCTCAACTATCCGGTCGCCATCAAGGTACTCGCCGAGAACTGGGCGCACCAGATGGACATCCAGCACCGCTTCCTGGAGGAGGCGCGCATCCTGCGCCAGACCGACTCCACGTGGCTGGTGGCCGTGCACGACGTGGACGTCCTGCCCGACGGGCGCCCGTACATGGTGATGACCTACGCCGACCAGGGCAGCGTCTCCGACCTCGTTCAGCGAGGTCAGCTGCCCTTGGACGAGGCGCTGCGGCTGCTGACCGAGATCGGTCAGGGCATCACCGTGCTGCACAACCACGGCACGATCCACCGCGACATCAAGCCCTCCAACGTGCTGCTCCAGTCGTCACCCGTGGGACAGCGGGTGCTGGTGGCGGACCTGGGGTTCGCCAAGTCCATCGACGAGGCCTCGGGCTTCACCGCGGCCGCGGGGACCCCCGGCTACATGTCGCCGGAGCAGAGCATTCCCGGCGGTGACCTGGACGTCCGCTCGGACGTGTACTCGCTCGGCGCGGTCGCCTACGAGCTCATCACGGGGCGTCCGCCCTCGCGTCCGCCGGTCCGGATCGCACCTGGCCGGATCCGGCCAGGGCTGCCCCCGGCACTGGACGACCTCATCCTGTCCGCACTTTCGGTGGACCGAGAAAGCCGTCCAGCGGACGCCAAAACCTTCACCGACCGCGTCAGGGCGATCCGCATGGCGCCCGATCTGCCAAGCGCGGACCCGTGGTGGCAGCGGTACCGGATGCCGTGGCGCCGCGCCGGCGTGCTGGCCGCGGCCCTGGTGGCCCTGACCGCTGTGCTGACCGCCTCGGTCGGCACCCCCGGCCAGTCCCTGGCCACGGTGCGGCTGGCTCCCCAGGAGATCTCCATGACCGTCCCGCGCGCGTGGGCCCAGGACTTCCACCCGACCATGGAGGCCCGTCCGGCCGCCACGAGCGCGGGCGCCGGCGCCGGCATGCTCGTGGCCACCGACACCGAGCGCTGGGCCGACACGGAGGTGCCCTCCTACGGGGTGTACACGACCGTGATCCCGGGCTCGCGCCCCCTGGAGGGCGTCGCCGACGCCGACGCCTGCGAGGGCACCCCGCAGGAGCGCGGGCTCTCCCTGAGCGACTGGGTGGGCACGGCGTGGGACTGGCCCGACTGCAACGGGTCGGGCGCCTTCACCAGCGTCGCGGTCCACATGGAGGGCGAGCCCACCACCGTGTACATGGAGGTCCGCCAGCCGCACCACAGACCGGACGTGGTCGACCGGATCGTGAACGGGCTGGAGTTCCACTAG
- a CDS encoding thioredoxin domain-containing protein — protein MPNRLSDATSPYLLQHADNPVEWWPWCEEAFAEARRRDVPVLISVGYAACHWCHVMAHESFEDQATADRMNALFVNIKVDREERPDVDAVYMEATQAMTGQGGWPMTVFATPDGAPFYCGTYFPRDYFQRLLEGVASAWRDKRDELLDQGQRVVDALSAPRTLPSAEPPGADRLDLAVRALVRDYDNAEGGFGTEPKFPPSMLLSFLIAQDERTRPYQTADEPTPAALMAGGTALAMARGGIYDQLGGGFARYSVDKGWVVPHFEKMLYDNALLLRAYTRMTRRPPEQGPVTANEHAVLRAVAEETADWMVRDLRTAEGGFASALDADSEGEEGTYYVWTPAQLREVLGEEDADFAARTFVVTEEGSFERGSSVLRLPSSPADRWRYDRVRAALLNARAERVPPARDDKVVAAWNGLAIAGLAEAGVLLERPDLVGAARDAADLLLTTHMVDGRLVRTSRDGRAGTSAGVLEDYADVAEGLLALHGVTGQARYAHEAGRLLDTVLERFADGDGGFFDTADDAEQLFSRPQDPTDGVTPSGRFAAASALLTYAALTGSERHRTAAESALSAVSLLAEKAARFAGWGLATGEALLTGPRAVAVVGDPTDPATEELVRTALRWAPLGTALSRGDGVDDGGVPLLRDRTPRGGRPTAYVCEGFVCKLPVTTPDELRDQLTAT, from the coding sequence ATGCCGAACCGTTTGAGCGACGCGACCAGCCCGTACCTGTTGCAGCACGCGGACAACCCCGTCGAGTGGTGGCCCTGGTGTGAGGAGGCCTTCGCCGAGGCGCGCCGGCGCGACGTGCCGGTGCTGATCTCCGTCGGCTACGCCGCCTGCCACTGGTGCCACGTCATGGCGCACGAGTCCTTCGAGGACCAGGCGACCGCGGACCGGATGAACGCTCTGTTCGTCAACATCAAGGTGGACCGCGAGGAGCGCCCCGACGTCGACGCGGTGTACATGGAGGCGACCCAGGCCATGACCGGCCAGGGCGGGTGGCCGATGACCGTGTTCGCCACCCCGGACGGCGCCCCCTTCTACTGCGGGACCTACTTCCCGCGCGACTACTTCCAGCGGCTCCTCGAAGGCGTGGCGAGCGCCTGGCGGGACAAGCGCGACGAGCTCCTCGACCAGGGACAGCGCGTGGTCGACGCCCTCTCGGCGCCGCGGACGCTGCCGTCCGCCGAGCCCCCGGGGGCCGACCGGCTCGACCTGGCCGTGCGGGCGCTGGTGCGCGACTACGACAACGCCGAGGGCGGCTTCGGGACCGAGCCCAAGTTCCCGCCGTCGATGCTGCTGTCCTTCCTCATCGCCCAGGACGAGCGCACCCGGCCGTACCAGACCGCGGACGAGCCCACCCCCGCCGCGCTGATGGCCGGCGGGACCGCCCTGGCGATGGCCCGAGGGGGGATCTACGACCAGCTCGGCGGGGGCTTCGCCCGGTACTCCGTCGACAAGGGCTGGGTCGTGCCGCACTTCGAGAAGATGCTCTACGACAACGCCCTGCTGCTGCGCGCCTACACCCGGATGACCCGTCGGCCCCCGGAGCAGGGACCGGTCACGGCGAACGAGCACGCGGTGCTGCGCGCGGTGGCCGAGGAGACCGCCGACTGGATGGTGCGCGACCTGCGCACAGCCGAGGGGGGATTCGCCTCCGCCCTGGACGCCGACAGCGAGGGCGAGGAGGGCACCTACTACGTGTGGACGCCCGCCCAGCTGCGGGAGGTCCTGGGCGAGGAGGACGCCGACTTCGCCGCACGCACCTTCGTGGTGACCGAGGAGGGCAGCTTCGAGCGCGGGTCCTCCGTGCTGCGGCTGCCCTCCTCGCCCGCCGACCGGTGGCGCTACGACCGGGTCCGCGCGGCCCTGCTGAACGCCCGGGCCGAGCGCGTGCCGCCGGCGCGCGACGACAAGGTGGTGGCCGCCTGGAACGGGCTGGCGATCGCCGGCCTGGCCGAGGCGGGCGTGCTCCTGGAGCGCCCCGACCTGGTCGGTGCGGCCCGCGACGCCGCCGACCTGCTCCTGACCACGCACATGGTGGACGGGCGTCTGGTGCGGACCTCGCGCGATGGCCGGGCCGGGACCAGCGCCGGCGTGCTGGAGGACTACGCCGACGTCGCCGAAGGGCTGCTCGCCCTGCACGGGGTCACCGGGCAGGCGCGGTACGCGCACGAGGCCGGGCGCCTGCTGGACACGGTCCTGGAACGCTTCGCCGACGGCGACGGCGGGTTCTTCGACACCGCCGACGACGCCGAACAGCTCTTCAGCCGCCCCCAGGACCCGACCGACGGTGTGACTCCCTCCGGTCGCTTCGCCGCGGCGTCCGCCCTGCTCACCTACGCCGCGCTCACGGGGTCCGAGCGCCACCGGACGGCCGCCGAGTCGGCGCTGTCGGCGGTGTCCCTGTTGGCGGAGAAGGCCGCCCGGTTCGCCGGCTGGGGGCTGGCCACGGGGGAGGCCCTGCTCACGGGCCCGCGCGCGGTCGCCGTCGTCGGCGATCCGACCGACCCCGCCACCGAGGAACTGGTGCGGACGGCACTGCGGTGGGCCCCGCTGGGGACAGCCCTGTCCCGGGGGGACGGCGTCGACGACGGGGGAGTGCCGCTGCTGCGGGACCGGACCCCGCGCGGCGGCCGCCCGACGGCCTACGTCTGCGAGGGCTTCGTCTGCAAGCTTCCCGTCACCACGCCCGACGAGCTCCGCGACCAGCTCACCGCCACCTGA
- the mca gene encoding mycothiol conjugate amidase Mca has product MSERLRLMAVHAHPDDESSKGAATMARYVNEGVDVLVVTMTGGERGDILNPAMDRPEILENIAQVRREEMDRAREILGIQQEFAGFVDSGLPEGDPLPPLPEGCFATMPVDEAAEPLVASIRRFRPHVVLTYDEQGGYPHPDHIMTHKVSMRAFDTAGDPDAYPDAGDPWQPLKLYYFVSFPPERFDALADVLAERGMENPFAEWVERIKDRDRPTWEITTRVHCSEYFDVAHEALKAHATQVDPNGFWFAIPNDVVAEAWPTEDYHLVRSLVDTEVPEKDLFDGVREAVRV; this is encoded by the coding sequence TTGTCCGAGCGCCTGCGGCTTATGGCCGTTCATGCCCACCCCGATGACGAGTCCAGCAAGGGCGCGGCCACCATGGCGCGCTATGTGAACGAGGGCGTTGACGTGCTCGTCGTCACCATGACCGGTGGCGAACGCGGTGACATCCTCAACCCCGCCATGGACCGCCCCGAAATCCTGGAGAACATCGCCCAGGTACGACGTGAGGAGATGGACCGGGCCCGCGAGATCCTGGGCATCCAGCAGGAGTTCGCCGGGTTCGTGGACTCGGGCCTGCCCGAGGGCGACCCGCTGCCGCCGCTGCCCGAGGGCTGCTTCGCCACCATGCCGGTGGACGAGGCCGCCGAGCCCCTCGTGGCGTCGATCCGCCGGTTCCGTCCGCACGTGGTCCTCACCTACGACGAGCAGGGCGGCTACCCCCACCCCGACCACATCATGACCCACAAGGTCTCGATGCGCGCCTTCGACACGGCGGGCGACCCCGACGCCTACCCGGACGCGGGCGACCCCTGGCAGCCGCTGAAGCTGTACTACTTCGTCTCCTTCCCGCCCGAGCGCTTCGACGCCCTGGCCGACGTCCTGGCCGAGCGCGGCATGGAGAACCCGTTCGCGGAGTGGGTGGAGCGGATCAAGGACCGTGACCGCCCCACGTGGGAGATCACGACCCGGGTGCACTGCTCCGAGTACTTCGACGTCGCGCACGAGGCGCTCAAGGCGCACGCGACCCAGGTCGACCCCAACGGCTTCTGGTTCGCGATCCCCAACGACGTGGTGGCCGAGGCCTGGCCCACCGAGGACTACCACCTGGTGCGCTCGCTGGTGGACACCGAGGTCCCTGAGAAGGACCTCTTCGACGGTGTCCGAGAAGCAGTGAGAGTATGA
- a CDS encoding DUF4307 domain-containing protein: MQPTPEEDPVNSADSAPALRKRHGNGPVFFVIATVFAVLCAVGWGYSVMNYSGLGGGVYHQVVSYSVPSSDEAAITYEVNSRGGADCLITALDGQHVEVGQTRSTVEAGNRMVTTTVDTVREASTVEVASCREQGSQD, from the coding sequence ATGCAGCCGACCCCGGAAGAAGACCCCGTGAACAGTGCCGACTCCGCTCCCGCGCTACGCAAGCGGCACGGCAACGGCCCGGTCTTCTTCGTCATCGCGACCGTGTTCGCGGTGCTGTGCGCCGTCGGCTGGGGCTACTCCGTCATGAACTACAGCGGCCTGGGCGGTGGCGTGTACCACCAGGTGGTGTCGTACTCGGTACCGTCGTCCGACGAGGCGGCCATCACCTACGAGGTGAACAGCCGCGGTGGCGCCGACTGCCTGATCACCGCGTTGGACGGCCAGCACGTCGAAGTCGGCCAGACCAGGTCCACCGTCGAGGCCGGGAACCGGATGGTCACCACGACCGTTGACACGGTTCGAGAGGCTTCCACGGTAGAAGTGGCCTCGTGCAGGGAACAAGGTTCGCAAGACTGA
- the greA gene encoding transcription elongation factor GreA, translating into MTQTRDDNVTWLTQEAYDRLKGELDRLSGRGRIEIAEKIEAAREEGDLKENGGYHAAKEEQGKMEARILQLTEILRTARVGEAPRTEGVVGPGMTVTVKFDGDDDEVTFLLASREESGAPIDVYSPRSPLGAAINGKRVGENVSYKLPSGKSLGVEIIDAVPYSGM; encoded by the coding sequence GTGACCCAGACCCGCGATGACAACGTCACCTGGCTCACCCAGGAGGCGTACGACCGGCTCAAGGGAGAGCTGGACCGCCTGTCGGGGCGTGGTCGCATCGAGATCGCGGAGAAGATCGAGGCGGCCCGCGAAGAAGGCGACCTCAAGGAGAACGGCGGTTACCACGCCGCCAAGGAGGAGCAGGGCAAGATGGAGGCCCGCATCCTCCAGCTCACCGAGATCCTGCGCACCGCGCGCGTGGGCGAGGCCCCGCGCACCGAGGGCGTGGTCGGTCCCGGCATGACCGTCACCGTCAAGTTCGACGGCGACGACGACGAGGTCACCTTCCTCCTCGCCTCCCGCGAGGAGAGCGGTGCGCCCATCGACGTCTACTCGCCCAGGTCGCCCCTCGGCGCGGCCATCAACGGCAAGCGCGTGGGTGAGAACGTGAGCTACAAGCTCCCCAGCGGCAAGAGCCTGGGTGTCGAGATCATCGACGCGGTCCCTTACAGCGGCATGTGA
- a CDS encoding RDD family protein, producing the protein MSSPHWNPPQRSTHSTGGWEMAPYPHGAEPTTPPGWVPPAAAPAPAPEEASFGRRLAARTIDYVLAGITAVAFFMAMMVVTVAINGSTDSTDGEIALWSLLWVFGWGLLLFFYDWLYLVTWGRTLGKLMLGIKVVSAADGGRLSQGQAVGRSALFCLPQTLPVAGHLFSLGESMAALGTGGRSVHDRAAGTKVVRVR; encoded by the coding sequence ATGTCCTCGCCCCACTGGAACCCCCCTCAGCGCAGCACCCACTCCACCGGCGGGTGGGAGATGGCCCCGTACCCGCACGGCGCGGAGCCGACCACCCCGCCCGGTTGGGTCCCGCCCGCGGCGGCTCCGGCGCCCGCCCCGGAGGAGGCCTCGTTCGGTCGCCGCCTGGCCGCGCGGACCATCGACTACGTGCTGGCGGGCATCACGGCCGTGGCGTTCTTCATGGCCATGATGGTCGTGACCGTGGCCATCAACGGCAGCACGGACTCCACCGACGGCGAGATCGCCCTGTGGTCCCTGCTCTGGGTCTTCGGGTGGGGCCTGCTGCTGTTCTTCTACGACTGGCTGTACCTGGTCACCTGGGGCCGCACCCTCGGCAAGCTGATGCTGGGGATCAAGGTGGTCTCCGCCGCCGACGGCGGACGGCTCTCCCAGGGCCAGGCCGTGGGCCGCTCGGCGCTCTTCTGCCTCCCCCAGACCCTGCCCGTCGCGGGCCACCTGTTCTCGCTCGGGGAGTCCATGGCCGCGCTCGGCACCGGCGGCCGGTCGGTGCACGACCGCGCGGCCGGCACGAAGGTCGTGCGCGTCAGGTAG
- a CDS encoding cation:proton antiporter: protein MTAAHEFWVFAAVLAVAAAVALLGNLLRQPLIVAFIAVGILVGPVGLGLVSHDGVIELLAQTGIAMLLFMVGLRLDLHLIRTTGPVALATGIGQVVFTSVIGYGIALGLGMDSVTALYVAVALTFSSTIIIVKLLSDKRELDQLHGRIAVGFLIVQDIVVVLVMIALTSFGGSSTEAMPERVALTVGTGAGLLLGLALLSRFVLPWLLYYIARSQELLVIFGVAYAVSVAAVTEWLGFSLEVGAFLAGMSLASTTYRDALGARLVSLRDFLLLFFFIQLGAQLEFADATRQLFEAVVLSLFVLVGNPIIVVLIMRLMGYPVRIGFLSGLSVAQISEFSLILAALGLSLGHITSTTLSLVTVVGLITIGISTYLILYSKQLYDRVKRWLEPLDRIGRTRRLPADQVGRADVILYGLGRMGRSTAHRIAEAGFDVLAVDYDPQRVARSIHPRVTTVYGSAEDVEFLEALPLATTPMVISAIPSSNVDLVLLHALQHHEYAGTVVLSTLTRRDAERLRAAGADMVVEPYERGADTIVDLVREHADGDRSDRSEHSDRSESSDRAEHADRSERPGGPGPETGPDTGAGSGHAPT, encoded by the coding sequence ATGACGGCTGCACACGAGTTCTGGGTGTTCGCCGCTGTCCTGGCGGTGGCGGCGGCCGTGGCGCTGCTCGGAAACCTGCTGCGGCAGCCGCTGATCGTCGCCTTCATCGCCGTCGGGATCCTCGTCGGTCCGGTGGGCCTGGGCCTGGTCTCGCACGACGGCGTCATCGAACTCCTCGCCCAGACCGGCATCGCGATGCTGCTGTTCATGGTCGGTCTGCGGCTGGACCTGCACCTGATCCGCACGACCGGGCCCGTGGCCCTGGCCACCGGCATCGGCCAGGTGGTGTTCACCTCGGTGATCGGCTACGGAATCGCCCTCGGCCTGGGCATGGACTCGGTCACCGCGCTCTACGTGGCCGTGGCGCTGACCTTCTCCTCCACGATCATCATCGTCAAGCTGCTCTCGGACAAGCGGGAGCTGGACCAGCTGCACGGCCGGATCGCGGTCGGCTTCCTCATCGTCCAGGACATCGTCGTGGTCCTGGTCATGATCGCGCTGACGTCCTTCGGGGGGTCGAGCACCGAGGCCATGCCCGAGCGCGTCGCGCTCACCGTGGGCACCGGGGCCGGGCTGCTGCTCGGGCTGGCGCTGCTGTCGCGCTTCGTGCTGCCCTGGCTGCTGTACTACATCGCGCGCTCGCAGGAGCTGCTGGTCATCTTCGGCGTGGCCTACGCCGTGTCCGTGGCGGCCGTCACCGAGTGGCTCGGCTTCAGCCTGGAGGTGGGGGCCTTCCTCGCCGGCATGTCCCTGGCCTCGACCACCTACCGGGACGCGCTCGGCGCCCGCCTGGTGAGCCTGCGGGACTTCCTGTTGCTGTTCTTCTTCATCCAGCTCGGCGCCCAACTGGAGTTCGCCGACGCCACACGGCAGCTGTTCGAGGCCGTGGTGCTGTCGCTGTTCGTGCTGGTCGGGAACCCGATCATCGTCGTGCTCATCATGCGCCTGATGGGGTACCCGGTGCGGATCGGCTTCCTGTCGGGGCTCTCGGTCGCCCAGATCAGCGAGTTCTCCCTGATCCTGGCCGCGCTCGGACTGAGCCTGGGGCACATCACGAGTACGACGCTGAGCCTGGTGACCGTGGTCGGCCTGATCACGATCGGTATCTCCACGTACCTGATCCTGTACTCCAAGCAACTCTACGACCGGGTCAAGCGCTGGCTGGAGCCGCTGGACCGGATCGGGCGGACCCGTCGGCTGCCCGCCGACCAGGTGGGGCGAGCGGACGTGATCCTCTACGGCCTGGGCCGGATGGGCCGCAGCACGGCCCACCGCATCGCGGAGGCCGGATTCGACGTCCTGGCCGTGGACTACGACCCCCAGAGGGTCGCCCGGAGCATCCACCCGAGGGTGACCACGGTGTACGGCAGCGCCGAGGACGTGGAGTTCCTGGAGGCGCTGCCGTTGGCGACCACGCCCATGGTGATCAGCGCGATCCCGTCGTCCAACGTCGACCTGGTGCTGCTGCACGCGCTCCAGCACCACGAGTACGCGGGAACGGTGGTGCTCTCCACACTGACCCGGCGCGACGCCGAGAGGTTGCGCGCGGCCGGGGCCGACATGGTGGTGGAACCCTACGAACGGGGCGCCGACACCATCGTGGACCTGGTCCGCGAGCACGCGGACGGGGACCGGTCGGATCGCTCAGAGCACTCTGATCGCTCCGAAAGCTCCGATCGCGCAGAGCACGCCGATCGCTCCGAACGTCCCGGCGGGCCGGGGCCGGAAACCGGGCCCGACACCGGGGCCGGTTCCGGCCACGCGCCTACCTGA